The following coding sequences are from one Yoonia sp. GPGPB17 window:
- a CDS encoding TRAP transporter substrate-binding protein, whose amino-acid sequence MTSRRKFLTTAAMGAAAAPLATPAIAQSTIQWRMQTYAGPALAAHVIDPAIEMFNKIAGDRMQIELFYADQLVPTGELFRAMQRGTIDAVQSDDDSMASPTDVTVFGGYFPFASRYSLDVPVLFNQYGLNEIWDEQYSAVGVKHISAGSWDPCHFATKDPIRSLADLNGKRVFTFPTAGRFLSQFGVVPVSLPWEDIEVAMQTGELDGIAWSGITEDYTVGWADVTNYFLTNNISGAWAGSFFANMDRWNELPEDLQTLFRVCCDQSHYYRQWWYWGGEANLRVNGTKMELTSIPDEEWAQVENAAVAFWDEIAAEGPTQAKVVDIFRKYNADMAKAGRPYRYG is encoded by the coding sequence GACATCAAGACGTAAGTTTCTAACCACCGCCGCGATGGGTGCGGCGGCTGCGCCGCTGGCAACACCAGCCATCGCACAAAGCACTATCCAATGGCGGATGCAAACCTATGCGGGCCCGGCACTCGCCGCCCATGTGATCGACCCTGCTATCGAGATGTTCAACAAGATTGCAGGTGACCGCATGCAGATCGAGCTGTTTTACGCCGATCAGCTAGTTCCCACAGGGGAACTGTTCCGAGCTATGCAGCGTGGCACCATTGACGCGGTGCAATCGGACGATGACTCGATGGCATCGCCTACAGATGTGACCGTGTTCGGTGGCTATTTCCCCTTCGCCTCGCGCTATTCGCTCGACGTACCCGTGCTCTTCAACCAATATGGTTTGAATGAAATCTGGGACGAACAGTATAGCGCTGTTGGTGTCAAGCACATCTCTGCGGGTTCCTGGGACCCCTGCCACTTCGCGACAAAGGACCCGATCCGCTCCTTGGCGGACCTGAATGGCAAGCGTGTCTTTACCTTCCCAACCGCTGGTCGTTTTCTGAGCCAGTTTGGCGTGGTTCCTGTATCCCTGCCTTGGGAAGATATCGAAGTTGCTATGCAAACTGGCGAGCTGGACGGCATCGCATGGTCCGGTATCACTGAAGATTACACAGTTGGCTGGGCAGACGTTACAAACTACTTCCTAACCAACAATATCTCCGGTGCATGGGCTGGCTCCTTCTTCGCCAATATGGATCGCTGGAACGAGCTGCCGGAAGATCTGCAAACTCTGTTCCGCGTGTGTTGCGACCAGTCGCACTACTACCGTCAGTGGTGGTACTGGGGCGGCGAAGCCAACCTTCGTGTCAACGGCACCAAGATGGAACTGACCTCGATCCCGGATGAGGAATGGGCGCAGGTCGAGAATGCAGCAGTGGCCTTCTGGGACGAAATCGCAGCCGAGGGCCCAACACAGGCCAAGGTCGTAGATATCTTCCGCAAATACAACGCCGACATGGCAAAGGCCGGACGGCCTTACCGCTACGGCTAA